Proteins co-encoded in one Bradyrhizobium sp. 170 genomic window:
- a CDS encoding TRAP transporter substrate-binding protein encodes MTTRKPMTMSRRTLITSAAAVPFCGILSRRASAAEFTYKLATGQDPTHPVNMRAKEATDRIREASGGRLEINLFPANQLGSDTDLLTQVRNGGVEFFNLSSLILATLVPAAGIVNLGFLFTSYDAVWKAMDGDLGAYIRAQIAKTPIMTVSKAWDNGFRHVTSSGREIKTPDDLKGFKLRVPAAPNLTSLFQALGAGPAPINFNEVYSALQTKVVDGQENPLPIIATARLYEVQKTCSLTGHVWDNYWILGNKRAFEKLPKDLQEIVTREFDRSANDERADIARLSESLRSDLTAKGMQFLEVDRAAFRQALGKTSFYADWKAKFGNEAWTQLEQAAGKLV; translated from the coding sequence ATGACCACGCGCAAGCCGATGACAATGAGCCGCCGGACCCTGATCACGAGCGCGGCCGCCGTGCCGTTCTGCGGTATCCTCAGCCGCCGCGCCTCCGCCGCGGAGTTCACCTACAAGCTCGCGACCGGGCAGGACCCGACGCACCCTGTCAACATGCGCGCCAAAGAGGCGACGGATCGCATCCGCGAGGCGAGCGGCGGACGGCTCGAGATCAACCTCTTCCCGGCAAACCAGCTTGGATCGGACACCGACCTGCTGACCCAGGTCAGGAACGGCGGGGTCGAGTTCTTCAACCTCTCTTCGCTGATCCTTGCAACGCTGGTCCCGGCCGCAGGAATTGTGAACCTGGGTTTCCTGTTCACCAGCTATGACGCCGTTTGGAAAGCGATGGACGGCGATCTCGGCGCCTACATCCGCGCGCAGATCGCGAAGACGCCGATCATGACCGTTTCGAAGGCGTGGGATAATGGCTTTCGTCATGTCACGTCATCGGGGCGCGAGATCAAAACCCCCGATGATCTGAAGGGATTCAAGCTTCGGGTGCCGGCGGCGCCGAATCTCACGTCGCTCTTCCAGGCCCTTGGAGCCGGCCCGGCGCCGATCAATTTCAACGAGGTCTATTCCGCGCTGCAGACCAAGGTCGTCGATGGACAGGAGAATCCGCTGCCGATCATCGCGACGGCGCGTCTCTATGAGGTGCAAAAGACGTGCAGTTTGACCGGCCACGTCTGGGACAACTACTGGATCCTCGGCAACAAGCGCGCCTTCGAGAAACTGCCGAAGGATCTGCAGGAAATCGTCACCCGCGAATTCGATCGCTCGGCAAATGACGAGCGTGCCGACATCGCCAGGCTGAGCGAATCGCTCCGTTCCGATCTGACGGCCAAAGGCATGCAGTTCCTGGAGGTCGATCGAGCCGCCTTCCGGCAGGCGCTCGGCAAGACCAGCTTCTATGCCGACTGGAAGGCCAAGTTCGGAAATGAGGCTTGGACGCAACTCGAGCAAGCCGCCGGAAAGCTGGTGTGA
- a CDS encoding transketolase family protein, translated as MKPATETPSGKPRLTTSAMIASIAAEGQRTRPAPFGRALVELARNRADVVGMTADLGKYTDLHIFAKAFPDRYYQMGMAEQLLFGAASGLAAEGFTPFATTYAVFAARRAYDFIHQTIAEEDRNVKIVCALPGLTSGYGPSHQAAEDLALFRAMPNMTVIDPCDAHEIEQLVPAIAAHQGPVYVRLLRGQVPVVLDEYGYNFELGKASLIRDGRDVLIISTGIMTMRALDAAKELAGDRVDAAVLHVPTIKPLDAETILREAGRSGRLVVVAENHTVIGGLGEAVAGLLMRSGVHSTFRQIGLPDEFLAAGALPTLHDRYGISTAEVSRQIKQWLGR; from the coding sequence ATGAAGCCCGCGACCGAGACGCCTTCAGGCAAGCCCCGCCTCACGACTTCGGCAATGATCGCGTCGATCGCGGCCGAAGGACAAAGGACTAGGCCGGCGCCATTCGGGCGCGCGCTCGTCGAGCTCGCCCGCAACCGCGCCGACGTAGTCGGCATGACGGCCGATCTTGGCAAGTATACCGACCTTCACATCTTCGCCAAGGCGTTCCCCGACAGATACTATCAGATGGGAATGGCCGAGCAGCTTCTGTTCGGCGCCGCCTCGGGGCTGGCCGCCGAAGGCTTCACGCCGTTCGCCACCACCTACGCCGTGTTTGCGGCCCGCCGCGCTTACGATTTCATTCATCAAACGATCGCGGAGGAAGACCGCAACGTGAAGATCGTTTGCGCTCTGCCGGGCCTGACCTCCGGCTATGGCCCGAGCCATCAGGCGGCCGAGGATCTCGCGCTTTTCCGCGCCATGCCGAACATGACCGTGATCGACCCCTGCGACGCGCACGAGATCGAGCAACTGGTGCCGGCCATCGCCGCCCATCAAGGCCCGGTCTATGTGCGGCTGCTGCGCGGCCAGGTGCCGGTGGTGCTTGACGAGTACGGCTACAACTTCGAACTTGGCAAGGCATCGCTGATCCGGGACGGCAGGGATGTCCTTATCATCTCTACCGGCATCATGACCATGCGTGCGCTCGACGCCGCGAAGGAGCTCGCGGGCGACCGCGTGGACGCCGCCGTGCTGCACGTTCCGACCATCAAGCCGCTCGATGCCGAGACGATCCTGCGCGAAGCGGGACGCTCAGGGCGCCTGGTCGTCGTTGCCGAAAACCACACCGTGATCGGCGGCCTCGGCGAGGCAGTCGCCGGGTTACTGATGCGCTCCGGCGTTCATTCGACCTTTCGACAGATTGGCCTGCCCGACGAATTTCTAGCCGCGGGCGCACTGCCTACGCTGCACGACCGCTACGGAATTTCCACCGCGGAAGTCTCACGGCAGATCAAGCAATGGCTCGGGCGCTAG
- a CDS encoding transketolase: MGTAGTIANAPTLAQRAHNVRRNALRMGEVQGQGYIAQALDIADVLTAAYFHAMRYRPEDPSWEGRDRFLLSNGHYAIALYAALLEAGILPEAELETYGFDESRLPMSGMAAYTPGMEMSGGSLGLGLGIAVGRALGLKRKGSEARVYTLFSDGELDEGSVWEAIMSASHFKLDNLIAIVDVNNQQADGPSTQMMAFEPLVDKLQAFGWFVQRIDGNDLEAVVAAFDAAKDHTEPRPRIIIADTLMGKGVPFLEQREKNHFIRVEPHEWQLALKALDDGRPA, encoded by the coding sequence ATGGGAACGGCTGGAACGATTGCCAACGCGCCGACGCTGGCGCAACGCGCCCATAATGTCCGTCGCAATGCACTGCGGATGGGCGAAGTACAGGGACAGGGCTACATTGCCCAGGCGCTGGACATCGCCGATGTTCTGACTGCCGCCTATTTCCATGCGATGCGTTACCGTCCGGAAGATCCATCCTGGGAGGGACGGGACCGGTTCCTGCTCTCGAACGGCCACTACGCCATCGCGCTCTACGCAGCGCTGCTCGAGGCCGGAATACTGCCGGAAGCAGAACTCGAGACTTACGGCTTCGACGAAAGCCGACTGCCCATGTCGGGTATGGCAGCCTATACGCCAGGCATGGAGATGTCGGGTGGATCCCTAGGCCTTGGACTTGGCATCGCTGTCGGAAGAGCTCTCGGTCTGAAACGTAAGGGCTCCGAGGCCAGAGTCTACACGCTGTTTTCCGATGGCGAGCTCGATGAGGGTTCCGTCTGGGAGGCGATCATGTCGGCCAGCCACTTCAAGTTGGACAACCTGATCGCCATCGTCGACGTCAACAACCAGCAGGCCGACGGCCCTTCGACGCAGATGATGGCTTTCGAGCCCCTGGTCGACAAGCTCCAGGCCTTCGGCTGGTTCGTTCAGCGGATCGACGGCAATGATCTCGAAGCCGTTGTGGCGGCATTCGATGCCGCCAAGGATCATACAGAACCTAGGCCCCGGATAATCATCGCCGACACGCTGATGGGCAAAGGCGTTCCGTTCCTGGAGCAGCGTGAGAAAAATCACTTCATCCGCGTTGAGCCGCACGAATGGCAGCTCGCGCTCAAAGCGCTCGATGATGGGAGGCCAGCATGA
- a CDS encoding glucose 1-dehydrogenase, translated as MLLSGKTAVISGAASPRGIGLATARRFAAEGARVAILDIDGAAAEAAAKSLDSGSGGPHLGLACDVTDQKSCMKAIESAVVAFGQIDILINNAGITQPVKLLEITPADWDRIQDVNLKGVLFLSQAVIPHMRRRKSGSIACMSSVSAQRGGGIFGGPHYSAAKAGVLGLAKAMAREFGADGIRVNCVTPGLIGTDITAGKLTDEMRAKILEGIPLGRLGEASDVAGIYTFLASDLSAYVTGAVIDVNGGMLIH; from the coding sequence ATGCTGCTGAGCGGCAAGACGGCTGTCATTTCGGGTGCGGCATCACCGCGCGGGATTGGACTCGCGACTGCCAGGCGTTTTGCAGCGGAAGGGGCCCGGGTCGCGATCCTCGACATTGACGGCGCCGCGGCGGAAGCCGCCGCGAAAAGCCTGGACTCGGGTTCCGGCGGACCTCACCTCGGTCTCGCATGTGACGTTACCGACCAGAAGTCCTGTATGAAGGCCATCGAGTCCGCGGTCGTCGCCTTCGGCCAGATCGACATCCTGATCAACAATGCCGGCATCACCCAGCCGGTGAAACTCCTCGAAATCACGCCGGCGGACTGGGATCGCATTCAGGACGTCAATCTCAAGGGCGTGCTCTTTCTCTCCCAGGCGGTGATTCCGCACATGCGCAGGCGCAAGAGCGGTTCGATTGCCTGCATGTCGTCGGTCTCGGCGCAGCGGGGCGGCGGCATCTTCGGCGGCCCGCATTATTCCGCGGCCAAGGCCGGTGTGCTGGGCCTTGCCAAGGCGATGGCCCGCGAGTTCGGAGCCGACGGTATCCGCGTCAATTGCGTCACGCCCGGCCTGATCGGAACCGACATCACCGCCGGCAAGCTCACCGACGAGATGAGGGCGAAGATACTCGAGGGCATTCCGCTCGGCCGCCTCGGCGAAGCCAGCGATGTAGCGGGAATCTACACGTTCCTCGCGTCTGATCTGTCTGCCTACGTCACGGGGGCGGTGATCGACGTCAACGGCGGCATGCTCATTCACTGA
- a CDS encoding LysR substrate-binding domain-containing protein — MLSSIPISAIRAFEAAARTGSFRDAASELHLTPSAVSHAIRKLESTMSTTLFERSARSIRLTPAGQNLMRHAGAAFDNLRRGIEEVAGRGPQLLRVHCAPSFAAQWLAPRLAQFLAAEPKLEVRLAASTEYARFSNDDFDLDIVYGEPRSEALEIIPLGEETVTPLCTPTIAKRIRKPKDLAGQVLIRSEVKRVQWHQWFAANGLESPAIHGMRFDRSFLAIAMASSGLGVTLESTRLAEREIASGILVAPLAGRAVDVRYVGHHLVFPRANRQRRAVRAFADWVMSELDRTTTRP, encoded by the coding sequence TTGCTTTCCAGCATCCCGATTTCGGCGATCCGCGCCTTCGAGGCGGCCGCACGCACCGGCTCGTTCCGCGATGCGGCGAGCGAACTCCATTTGACGCCGAGCGCCGTCAGTCACGCGATCCGCAAGCTGGAAAGCACGATGAGCACCACGCTGTTCGAGCGCAGCGCCCGATCGATCCGGCTGACGCCAGCCGGGCAGAACCTGATGCGGCACGCCGGCGCCGCATTCGACAATCTGCGGCGCGGAATCGAGGAAGTCGCCGGCCGTGGGCCGCAACTGCTTCGGGTACATTGCGCGCCCAGCTTCGCGGCGCAATGGCTGGCGCCGCGTCTCGCCCAATTCCTCGCTGCCGAGCCCAAGCTGGAAGTCCGGTTGGCCGCCAGCACCGAATATGCCCGGTTCAGTAACGACGATTTCGATCTCGATATCGTCTATGGGGAGCCCAGGAGCGAGGCCCTCGAAATCATCCCGCTCGGCGAGGAAACGGTTACACCCCTTTGTACGCCGACGATTGCAAAACGAATCCGTAAGCCGAAGGACCTGGCCGGCCAGGTGCTCATTCGCTCGGAGGTCAAGCGGGTCCAGTGGCATCAGTGGTTCGCCGCGAACGGGTTGGAGTCACCGGCGATTCACGGCATGCGTTTTGATCGCAGTTTCCTGGCGATTGCCATGGCCTCGAGTGGTCTCGGCGTTACGCTGGAATCAACGCGACTTGCCGAGCGCGAAATCGCGTCCGGCATATTGGTCGCTCCACTCGCCGGTCGCGCGGTCGATGTCCGCTATGTCGGCCATCATCTCGTGTTTCCCCGCGCCAACCGGCAGCGCCGCGCGGTTCGGGCGTTTGCCGATTGGGTCATGTCGGAGCTTGATCGGACCACCACACGGCCCTAA
- a CDS encoding MFS transporter → MALSGFAALGAVVLNLSAGFSLQVVGTLMAAFSIGGLVGSGLSGFLLDSFGPRIGLWFWYGACTASWLTLGFTVGTGMGIGMIATMAFAGAAMTGAQSALNSYVPTVYPTKVRATGVGWAFGIGRMVSIASPLLFSGFVAAPGKQGCFSCRWRSPRYW, encoded by the coding sequence ATCGCACTGTCGGGCTTCGCCGCACTCGGCGCGGTGGTTCTCAACCTCAGCGCCGGTTTCTCCTTACAGGTGGTCGGAACACTGATGGCCGCGTTCTCCATCGGCGGCCTGGTAGGTTCGGGCTTGAGCGGTTTTCTGCTCGATAGCTTCGGCCCGCGGATCGGCCTCTGGTTCTGGTATGGAGCCTGTACGGCGAGCTGGCTGACCCTCGGTTTTACCGTTGGCACGGGCATGGGCATCGGCATGATTGCGACCATGGCGTTCGCCGGCGCGGCGATGACGGGTGCACAAAGCGCATTGAATTCCTATGTGCCGACCGTCTATCCGACGAAGGTCCGCGCCACCGGCGTCGGCTGGGCATTCGGTATCGGGCGAATGGTTTCAATCGCTTCGCCCCTGTTGTTTTCGGGCTTCGTCGCGGCTCCCGGCAAGCAGGGTTGTTTTTCCTGTCGCTGGCGGTCCCCACGCTACTGGTGA
- the tnpB gene encoding IS66 family insertion sequence element accessory protein TnpB produces the protein MIPLPAGVRVWLATGYTDMRKGFWSLALQVQGILHRDPLGPCFASAVVVAIC, from the coding sequence ATGATCCCGTTGCCGGCCGGCGTGCGGGTATGGCTCGCGACCGGCTATACCGACATGCGCAAGGGCTTTTGGTCGCTGGCATTGCAGGTTCAGGGGATCTTGCATCGCGACCCGCTGGGCCCCTGTTTTGCTTCCGCGGTCGTCGTGGCAATCTGCTGA
- a CDS encoding LysR family transcriptional regulator, producing the protein MADEQDHRYLSLRNQSATIPLQHLRYAVVSAEYGSFRRAAEALLTQQSTLSRCIRELEESIGVIVFERSSGGVCATSAGRDFLRTARSILEQMDALVTSAKSNGRGEAGRLSVGFYTSLSAGNLRATLVDFRQRCPQVALGMVERSRMRLVAALRNGAIDVVIATDGGHVFDSNALPLWSERVLVALPEGHQLAGKKAIYWTDLRNETVLLSHYDPGRELEDLLLAKLISTADRPKIERHDVSRGIIKTLISIGFGVSLVAESDIGVTFAGLIYREIRDGTGPSQVHYSAHWRKDNDNPALANFLKLLSERYPLPCAG; encoded by the coding sequence ATGGCCGACGAACAAGACCACAGATATTTATCGCTCCGCAATCAATCTGCAACGATCCCCCTTCAACACCTCCGATATGCGGTTGTTTCCGCGGAGTATGGAAGCTTCCGGCGGGCTGCAGAAGCGTTGTTGACGCAGCAGTCAACTCTGAGCCGCTGCATCCGGGAACTCGAGGAATCAATAGGCGTGATTGTGTTCGAGCGATCGAGCGGCGGCGTCTGCGCCACGTCGGCTGGCCGGGATTTTCTCCGAACGGCGCGGTCGATACTCGAACAAATGGATGCGCTGGTTACGTCAGCCAAGTCTAACGGACGCGGCGAGGCTGGGCGGCTGTCTGTGGGATTCTATACGTCGCTGTCGGCCGGCAATTTACGGGCGACGTTGGTGGATTTCAGGCAGCGGTGCCCACAGGTCGCACTTGGCATGGTCGAAAGGTCGCGGATGCGCCTCGTCGCCGCCTTACGCAATGGTGCAATCGACGTTGTCATCGCGACCGACGGAGGACACGTCTTTGACAGCAACGCCTTGCCGCTGTGGAGCGAGCGCGTCCTAGTGGCCTTGCCTGAGGGACATCAACTGGCTGGGAAGAAGGCGATCTACTGGACCGACCTGCGGAATGAGACGGTCCTTCTCAGCCATTATGACCCGGGACGAGAACTTGAGGATCTCTTGTTGGCGAAGCTGATCTCGACAGCAGACCGTCCCAAGATCGAACGCCATGACGTTAGCAGAGGCATCATCAAGACCCTCATATCCATAGGATTCGGTGTCAGTTTGGTGGCCGAGTCCGACATCGGCGTCACGTTTGCGGGCCTGATTTATCGAGAGATACGAGACGGCACGGGGCCGAGTCAGGTCCATTATTCAGCACACTGGCGCAAGGACAATGACAATCCGGCGCTGGCAAACTTTCTCAAATTGTTGAGCGAGCGCTATCCCTTGCCTTGCGCAGGCTGA
- a CDS encoding DUF2274 domain-containing protein, with protein MAKLKLGAIADDKPVKLSVELPADVHRDLAAYTDMLARETGQSISDPAKLVAPMLARFMVTDRAFAKARRKGQPAQGKG; from the coding sequence ATGGCAAAGCTGAAGCTCGGCGCCATCGCCGATGACAAGCCGGTAAAGCTCAGCGTGGAACTGCCGGCCGATGTCCATCGCGACCTCGCGGCCTACACCGACATGCTTGCCCGCGAAACCGGGCAGTCGATCTCGGATCCCGCAAAGCTGGTCGCACCAATGCTGGCGCGATTCATGGTAACCGACCGAGCCTTTGCAAAGGCCCGCCGCAAGGGTCAGCCTGCGCAAGGCAAGGGATAG
- a CDS encoding TrbI/VirB10 family protein encodes MASSLRLRPEPPPVTRLSRKVLAGGTALALVLVSGAVLWALQQNRTRGPASEELYSTDHHNVADGLAGLPRDYAGIPRDVPRLGPPLPGDLGRPIVAAQAQSGPLAVDPEQQRMNQESEAARTSKVFASTNVQPPAAATPAETTSNAASPSDEAFAQNGQDRKLAFVSAAVDRRTTSPDRVAKPASRFVVQAGSVISAALITGIRSDLPGQIMAHVTEPLFDTLSGQTLLVPQGARLIGIYDSHVTHGQSRVLLVWTRLIMPNGRSIVLERQPGADTAGYAGLHDEVDLHGGEMFKAALLSTLLGVGAELGSGLDAGNGNSAILQALRRGAGDSLNQTGQQIVRRNLNIQPTLTIRPGFPVRVIVNRDLVLEPYRG; translated from the coding sequence ATAGCCAGCTCACTGCGCCTGCGTCCAGAACCTCCGCCCGTGACTCGCCTGTCGCGTAAGGTATTGGCCGGGGGCACGGCACTCGCGCTCGTTCTCGTTTCCGGAGCCGTGCTGTGGGCCCTGCAGCAGAATCGCACGCGTGGTCCAGCTTCCGAAGAGCTGTACAGCACCGATCACCACAATGTGGCCGACGGCCTTGCCGGGCTGCCGCGCGACTATGCGGGCATTCCGCGCGACGTGCCGCGCCTCGGGCCGCCATTGCCGGGTGATCTCGGTCGCCCCATTGTTGCAGCCCAGGCCCAGTCCGGGCCGCTTGCGGTCGATCCCGAGCAACAGCGCATGAACCAGGAAAGCGAGGCCGCGCGCACCAGCAAAGTATTTGCGTCAACGAATGTTCAGCCACCGGCGGCAGCGACTCCTGCCGAGACGACCTCAAATGCCGCATCACCGTCCGATGAGGCGTTTGCCCAGAATGGTCAGGACCGCAAGCTCGCTTTTGTTAGCGCTGCCGTTGATCGGCGGACCACGAGCCCTGACCGTGTGGCGAAGCCAGCCTCGCGTTTTGTCGTCCAGGCAGGGTCTGTGATTTCGGCGGCCCTTATTACGGGCATCCGCTCCGATCTGCCCGGGCAGATCATGGCGCATGTGACTGAACCGCTATTTGATACGCTGTCCGGTCAAACTTTGTTGGTGCCCCAGGGTGCGCGGCTGATAGGGATCTACGATAGCCACGTTACACATGGACAGTCACGCGTGCTCCTGGTCTGGACACGCCTGATCATGCCGAACGGCCGATCGATCGTCCTTGAGCGCCAGCCGGGTGCCGATACCGCAGGCTATGCGGGGCTTCACGACGAGGTCGATCTTCACGGGGGCGAGATGTTCAAGGCTGCGTTGCTGTCGACTTTGCTTGGTGTAGGAGCCGAACTTGGTTCCGGCTTGGATGCTGGCAACGGAAACAGCGCCATTCTGCAGGCCCTTCGCCGTGGGGCAGGGGATTCCCTGAACCAGACCGGTCAGCAGATCGTTCGGCGCAATCTCAACATCCAGCCGACCCTGACAATTCGGCCGGGTTTTCCGGTCCGGGTAATCGTCAATCGCGACCTCGTGCTCGAACCATACAGAGGCTGA
- the trbG gene encoding P-type conjugative transfer protein TrbG: MFALSGCATSKPPQISYDDDIPPLPSPPSLAEDRPRFLHVPPSWTPAKGGKKGNVEAKEPIARIETANDAARVEPRSAGYFNAVQVFPFSPGALYQIYASPGQITDIALEPGEQLTGSGPVSAGDTVRWVVGDTESGSGDTRRVHIMVKPTRPSIETNLVVNTDRRTYLIELRSREKPYMPSVAWYYPEDRPGRTRAVSSTPVLPDSSQRRYRYTVEGDNPPWRPVGVYDDGRKVYIEFSPGIVQGEMPPLFVIGPDGNSEIVNYRTYRNVLIVDRLFAAAELRLGGDSQQKVRIIRSDGRPS, from the coding sequence ATGTTTGCACTCAGCGGCTGTGCCACCTCGAAACCGCCGCAGATCAGCTACGACGACGATATCCCGCCACTTCCCAGTCCGCCGTCGCTGGCGGAGGATCGTCCGCGGTTCCTTCACGTTCCGCCGTCCTGGACGCCTGCGAAGGGAGGCAAGAAGGGAAACGTTGAGGCAAAGGAGCCTATTGCGCGGATCGAGACCGCCAATGACGCTGCGCGCGTCGAGCCGCGTAGCGCCGGCTACTTCAATGCTGTGCAGGTCTTCCCTTTTAGTCCGGGCGCCCTCTATCAGATCTACGCGAGCCCCGGACAGATCACCGATATCGCACTCGAGCCCGGCGAGCAGCTCACGGGTTCGGGACCGGTATCGGCTGGCGACACCGTGCGCTGGGTCGTTGGCGACACCGAAAGCGGAAGCGGCGATACCAGACGTGTCCACATCATGGTCAAGCCGACGCGGCCTTCGATTGAGACCAACCTCGTGGTCAACACCGACCGGCGCACCTATCTCATCGAGCTGCGCTCGCGTGAAAAGCCTTACATGCCATCAGTCGCTTGGTATTATCCGGAGGACCGGCCCGGCCGTACCCGAGCTGTTTCCTCGACGCCAGTTCTTCCTGACTCTTCTCAGCGGCGCTATCGCTACACCGTCGAGGGCGACAATCCGCCTTGGCGGCCGGTCGGCGTCTATGACGATGGCCGCAAGGTCTATATCGAGTTCTCACCCGGCATCGTTCAGGGAGAAATGCCTCCGCTGTTTGTCATCGGTCCGGACGGCAATTCCGAGATCGTCAACTACCGAACCTATCGTAACGTGCTAATCGTCGATCGGCTGTTTGCCGCGGCCGAGCTGCGACTTGGTGGCGACTCTCAGCAAAAGGTCCGAATCATCAGAAGCGACGGGAGACCGTCGTGA
- the trbF gene encoding conjugal transfer protein TrbF has protein sequence MFKRPSVHYGRTPAPVTPYQKAAQVWDERIGSARVQAKNWRLIAFGSLILSAGLASGLVWQSTQGSITPWVIEVDRLGQTQAVGPANPFYQPTDPQIAYHLARFIENVRGLSADAILLRQDWLRAYDFTTDRGAVALNDHARVNDPFAKLGKLQIAVEISSVIRASPESFRVAWIERRYDSGQLTATERWTAILTIVIETPRDADRLRKNPLGVYVNAINWSKELGQ, from the coding sequence ATGTTCAAACGACCATCCGTTCATTATGGCCGTACGCCCGCGCCCGTAACGCCCTATCAGAAAGCGGCGCAAGTATGGGACGAGCGCATCGGCTCGGCGCGGGTGCAGGCCAAAAACTGGCGACTTATAGCCTTCGGTTCTCTGATCCTATCGGCCGGACTCGCATCAGGTCTCGTCTGGCAATCCACACAGGGAAGCATTACGCCTTGGGTCATTGAGGTCGATCGTCTCGGCCAGACACAGGCGGTCGGCCCAGCCAATCCCTTCTATCAACCGACCGATCCGCAGATCGCCTATCATTTAGCTCGCTTCATTGAAAACGTCCGCGGGCTGTCGGCTGATGCCATCCTGCTGCGTCAGGACTGGCTGCGCGCCTACGACTTTACGACCGATCGCGGCGCTGTCGCCCTCAACGACCACGCCCGCGTCAACGATCCCTTTGCCAAGCTAGGCAAGCTGCAGATCGCAGTGGAAATATCTAGCGTCATCCGTGCCTCGCCGGAAAGCTTTCGGGTCGCCTGGATCGAGCGCCGCTACGACAGTGGGCAGCTTACCGCCACCGAGCGCTGGACCGCCATCCTCACCATCGTGATCGAAACTCCGCGCGATGCCGATCGTCTGCGCAAAAATCCTCTCGGGGTCTATGTCAACGCCATCAACTGGTCGAAGGAGCTTGGGCAGTGA
- the trbL gene encoding P-type conjugative transfer protein TrbL, which yields MGGTGVIDRFLETFTRYIDSGFGLLGNEVAFLATTLAAIDVTLAALFWAWGTDEDIIARLVKKTMFVGVFAYLIGNWNNLARIVFESFAGLGLKASGTGLTSAEFLRPGRIAQVGIDAGRPILESISGLMGYVSFFENFIQIAVLLFAWVIVLLAFFILAIQLFVTLIEFKLTTLAGFILIPFGLFGKTAFAAERVLGNVISSGVKVMVLAVIVGIGSTLFSQFTAGASGAQIGIEDAMALVLAALALLGLGIFGPGIANGIVSGGPQLGAGAAAGTGLAAGGVVVAGAGVAAGSAGALAGAARGTAALAGSASGAFRTGGLSGVADAAASAMTSPLRRPAAASGSASTGGTAAGEASSAQPPASSSPLDSQSSWARRMKRMQTMSRGASAATNVVRTSDHGGGGASVDLSEGGK from the coding sequence ATGGGTGGCACCGGCGTCATTGACCGATTTTTGGAAACTTTTACCCGCTATATCGACAGTGGCTTCGGGTTGCTTGGTAACGAAGTCGCGTTCCTCGCAACCACGCTTGCCGCGATCGATGTCACGCTGGCCGCTCTGTTCTGGGCCTGGGGCACCGACGAGGACATCATCGCTCGCCTCGTAAAGAAGACGATGTTTGTCGGCGTGTTCGCTTACCTGATAGGCAACTGGAACAATCTCGCCCGCATCGTTTTCGAGAGCTTTGCCGGTCTCGGCCTCAAGGCCTCTGGGACGGGACTAACCTCGGCTGAATTCCTGCGTCCGGGGCGGATCGCGCAGGTCGGTATCGATGCCGGGCGGCCCATTCTGGAATCGATCTCGGGCTTGATGGGCTATGTCAGCTTCTTTGAAAACTTCATTCAGATCGCCGTGCTGCTGTTCGCATGGGTGATCGTGCTGCTCGCCTTCTTCATCCTGGCGATCCAGCTCTTCGTCACCTTGATCGAGTTCAAGCTGACGACGCTTGCCGGCTTCATCCTGATTCCCTTCGGGCTATTCGGCAAGACGGCCTTCGCCGCCGAACGCGTGCTCGGCAACGTCATCTCGTCAGGCGTCAAAGTCATGGTTCTCGCTGTCATCGTCGGCATCGGCTCGACATTGTTCTCACAGTTCACCGCGGGCGCGAGCGGTGCGCAGATCGGCATTGAAGATGCCATGGCCCTCGTGCTCGCGGCATTAGCGCTGCTGGGTTTGGGAATCTTTGGGCCCGGTATCGCTAATGGCATCGTGTCCGGCGGTCCGCAGCTTGGCGCCGGAGCCGCCGCGGGCACGGGGTTAGCTGCCGGCGGGGTCGTGGTGGCCGGAGCGGGCGTCGCTGCCGGAAGCGCCGGTGCACTCGCCGGCGCGGCGCGCGGGACCGCGGCGCTAGCGGGTAGTGCGAGCGGGGCGTTCAGGACTGGTGGTTTGTCCGGCGTCGCGGATGCCGCCGCGTCCGCGATGACGAGCCCGCTTCGTCGCCCCGCGGCTGCAAGCGGCTCGGCTTCAACTGGTGGCACTGCAGCCGGTGAAGCCAGCTCAGCCCAGCCACCGGCAAGTTCCTCACCTCTGGACAGTCAGTCCAGTTGGGCCAGACGCATGAAGCGCATGCAGACCATGAGTCGTGGGGCGTCGGCCGCTACCAACGTCGTCCGCACTTCCGACCATGGTGGCGGGGGCGCCTCCGTCGATCTCTCCGAAGGAGGGAAGTGA